Part of the Janibacter endophyticus genome is shown below.
CTACGCCCAGCTGCTCCTGGCCCACCGACTCGACGCGGTCCGCCCGGGCGCCTTCGACGTCAGCAGCGTCGGGACCGGGGCCCTCGTCGACCAGGGCGTCGACCCTGGGAGCGCGACGCTCCTCGAGGCCAGAGGTGTGGCGCATGACACCTTCGCCGCCCGTCAGATCACCGAGCAGCTGCTCCAGGACGTCGACCTCGTCCTGCCGCTGACCGTCGAGCACCGCAAGACCGTGCTCTCCTACGCGCCCCGGCTGCTCAAGCGCTGCTACACGGTCAAGGAGATGGCGCGACTCATCACCTCCGCCGACGAGCGCCGATCCTGGGAGGAGCGGCTCGCCGGACTGACGACCCCGGAGGAGCGGTGGCAGCGGATCCCGCAGGAGCTCGCCCGCGAGCGTGGTCTGGCCAAGGCCGAGGCGGGGCAGGACGACGTCGCCGACCCCTATCGGATGGACCAGAGCGCGTTCGACGCGATGGCCGTCGAGATCGACGCGGCCGTCGAGACGATCGTCGCGCTCGAGGCCCGCTTCTAGTCGAGGAGGCCGAGCAGGTAGGCGCCGTAGCCGCTCTTGCGCAGCGGCTCGGCGCGCTCACGCAGGCCGTCGTCGTCGATGAATCCCATCCGCCAGGCCACCTCCTCGGGGCAGCCGACCTTCAGCCCCTGCCGGCCCTCGAGCGTGCGGACGTAGTTGCTCGCGTC
Proteins encoded:
- a CDS encoding arsenate reductase/protein-tyrosine-phosphatase family protein, whose amino-acid sequence is MTVQIMTVCTGNICRSPYAQLLLAHRLDAVRPGAFDVSSVGTGALVDQGVDPGSATLLEARGVAHDTFAARQITEQLLQDVDLVLPLTVEHRKTVLSYAPRLLKRCYTVKEMARLITSADERRSWEERLAGLTTPEERWQRIPQELARERGLAKAEAGQDDVADPYRMDQSAFDAMAVEIDAAVETIVALEARF